Proteins encoded in a region of the Nitrospirota bacterium genome:
- the ftsE gene encoding cell division ATP-binding protein FtsE produces the protein MIQLYRVTKSYEGVPALREVTFSVEKGEFVFVTGPSGAGKTTLLKILFCAEHADEGQIIIQGLNTFRLSPSSIPYLRRNMGFVFQDYKLLSHKTVFENIALALKVVGAPYGEIERRAYQVLKKVGMDSKMRLTPPKLSGGEQQRVAVARALVNEPLVLLADEPTGNLDPQSGQDVFRLFRDINMKGTTVVVATHDWETVRKMQRRIITMERGKVTDDGRQAGKKAQNMEHKA, from the coding sequence ATGATCCAGCTTTACCGCGTGACAAAATCCTATGAAGGCGTTCCCGCCCTCCGCGAGGTCACCTTTTCGGTGGAGAAGGGGGAATTCGTCTTCGTCACCGGGCCCAGCGGCGCGGGCAAGACAACGCTCCTCAAGATCCTCTTCTGCGCCGAGCACGCCGATGAAGGCCAGATCATCATCCAGGGCCTGAACACCTTCAGGCTCAGCCCGTCGAGTATTCCCTACCTCAGGCGCAACATGGGGTTCGTTTTCCAGGATTACAAGCTCCTTTCTCACAAGACGGTGTTCGAGAACATCGCTCTTGCCCTCAAGGTAGTGGGGGCGCCCTATGGCGAGATCGAGCGGCGGGCCTACCAGGTGCTCAAGAAGGTCGGCATGGATTCGAAGATGCGGCTTACGCCGCCGAAGCTCTCTGGCGGTGAACAGCAGCGGGTCGCCGTCGCGCGAGCACTGGTGAACGAACCGCTCGTGCTTCTTGCCGACGAACCGACGGGCAACCTGGACCCTCAGAGCGGGCAGGACGTGTTCCGCCTGTTCCGGGACATCAACATGAAAGGCACGACGGTCGTCGTGGCGACGCACGACTGGGAAACGGTCCGCAAGATGCAGCGCAGGATCATTACGATGGAGCGGGGCAAGGTGACTGACGATGGCAGGCAGGCAGGAAAGAAGGCACAGAACATGGAGCACAAAGCGTAA
- a CDS encoding transketolase family protein, with translation MVSKVATRDAYGDALVSLGKKRNDVVVLDADLSGSTKTAKFAKVFPDRFFNIGIAEQDMMGTAAGLALGGKLPFVSTFAVFATGRAWEQVRQSICYPNLNVKIVASHAGVTVGEDGGSHQAIEDIAVMRVIPHMTVIVPADGPETLQAIEAVAEYKGPCYVRTGRNKVPTVCGEDYKFQIGKAHIISEGRDAAIIATGIMVAEAMKARDLLKAEGVDAGVINMSTIKPLDAEAVVSAAKRCGAIVTAEEHSIIGGLGGAVAEVLAESFPAPLVRVGVKDTFGTSGEGEGLMKHFGLSAADIATAVKSVLAKKRSTKS, from the coding sequence ATCGTGAGCAAGGTAGCGACGAGAGATGCCTACGGGGATGCGCTGGTCAGCCTCGGGAAAAAAAGAAATGATGTGGTGGTGCTCGATGCCGACCTGTCCGGCTCAACCAAGACGGCGAAGTTCGCCAAGGTCTTTCCGGACCGTTTTTTCAACATCGGCATCGCGGAGCAGGACATGATGGGCACCGCGGCGGGCCTGGCGCTCGGCGGGAAGCTCCCCTTTGTGAGCACCTTTGCCGTATTCGCGACCGGCCGGGCCTGGGAGCAGGTGCGGCAGTCGATCTGTTATCCCAACCTGAACGTCAAGATCGTGGCAAGCCATGCCGGGGTGACCGTCGGCGAGGACGGCGGTTCCCACCAGGCCATCGAGGACATCGCGGTCATGCGTGTGATCCCTCATATGACCGTGATCGTGCCGGCCGACGGACCCGAGACGCTGCAGGCCATCGAGGCGGTCGCGGAATACAAGGGTCCCTGCTACGTGCGGACGGGTCGGAACAAAGTGCCGACCGTGTGCGGAGAAGATTACAAATTTCAGATAGGCAAAGCGCATATCATCAGCGAGGGCAGGGACGCGGCGATCATCGCGACGGGCATCATGGTGGCCGAGGCGATGAAGGCACGCGACCTGCTCAAAGCCGAGGGGGTAGATGCTGGCGTCATCAACATGTCCACGATCAAGCCGCTTGACGCTGAGGCCGTGGTCAGCGCGGCGAAGCGGTGCGGAGCGATCGTCACCGCGGAGGAGCACTCGATCATCGGCGGGCTGGGCGGAGCTGTGGCCGAGGTCCTGGCGGAATCCTTCCCCGCGCCTCTCGTGCGCGTCGGCGTGAAGGACACCTTCGGCACCTCGGGCGAGGGCGAGGGGCTCATGAAGCACTTCGGCCTTTCGGCGGCTGACATCGCAACGGCGGTAAAAAGCGTGCTCGCAAAGAAGCGGAGCACGAAGTCATAA